A portion of the Candidatus Roseilinea sp. genome contains these proteins:
- a CDS encoding beta-glucosidase, whose translation MSTHSFPPGFLWGTATSSYQIEGAANEDNRGRSIWDDFCRYKDAITDGSDGSVACDHYHRYRDDVALMKQLGLKAYRFSIAWPRILPAGRGAVNPRGVAFYDRLVDELLTAGIRPFVTLYHWDLPSALNAQGGWTTRDSAGWFADYAAVVVRALGDRVKDWITLNEPWCSAYLGYEFGMHAPGYQDKALAARAAHNLLLAHALGLQAIRAAGDAETRVGITLNFEPRLPATDSDEDRQAAEQDFDWQYEGFAEPILTGAYSQRMLDRMAGAADIRAGDLAMIAARNDFIGINCYTATRISAKRGVVYDDDPEFTRMGWAVRPEGLYAILMKLHRATRGRTPLYITENGASFDDQITDGRVHDERRIAYLRAHFAAAHRAIQDGADLRGFFVWSLMDNFEWSFGYQQFFGIVHVDYATQKRTIKDSGYYLRDVIAANAVIEPSGSAM comes from the coding sequence GCCACGTCCTCGTATCAGATCGAGGGCGCAGCGAACGAAGACAACCGCGGGCGATCTATCTGGGACGACTTCTGCCGTTACAAAGACGCCATCACCGATGGGAGCGACGGCAGCGTCGCCTGCGACCACTATCACCGCTATCGAGACGACGTCGCATTAATGAAGCAGCTCGGCCTGAAGGCTTATCGCTTCTCCATCGCCTGGCCGCGCATCCTGCCCGCAGGTCGCGGTGCGGTCAATCCGAGGGGCGTCGCTTTCTACGACCGGCTGGTGGACGAATTGCTCACTGCGGGGATTCGTCCGTTCGTCACGCTGTATCACTGGGATTTGCCCTCGGCGCTCAACGCGCAGGGCGGCTGGACGACGCGCGACAGCGCCGGCTGGTTCGCCGATTACGCTGCGGTCGTCGTGCGCGCCCTGGGCGACCGCGTGAAAGACTGGATCACGCTAAACGAGCCGTGGTGCAGCGCTTACCTGGGTTACGAATTCGGGATGCACGCGCCGGGCTACCAGGACAAAGCGCTCGCTGCGCGCGCCGCCCACAACCTGCTGTTGGCGCACGCGCTGGGCCTGCAAGCAATCCGCGCCGCCGGCGACGCCGAGACCCGCGTGGGCATCACGCTGAACTTCGAGCCACGCCTACCGGCCACCGACAGCGACGAAGACCGCCAAGCCGCCGAGCAGGACTTCGACTGGCAATACGAAGGCTTCGCCGAGCCGATCCTGACCGGTGCCTACAGCCAGCGCATGCTCGACCGCATGGCCGGCGCCGCCGATATTCGCGCCGGCGACCTGGCGATGATCGCCGCGCGCAACGACTTCATCGGCATAAACTGCTACACGGCCACCCGCATCAGCGCCAAACGTGGCGTCGTGTACGACGACGATCCAGAATTCACACGCATGGGCTGGGCGGTGAGGCCGGAAGGGCTCTACGCCATCCTGATGAAGCTACACCGCGCAACGCGCGGGCGCACGCCGCTCTACATTACCGAGAATGGCGCGTCATTCGACGATCAGATCACGGATGGGCGCGTGCACGACGAGCGGCGCATCGCTTATCTGCGCGCACACTTCGCCGCGGCCCACCGCGCGATCCAAGACGGGGCCGACCTGCGTGGCTTCTTCGTCTGGTCGCTAATGGACAACTTCGAGTGGTCGTTCGGCTATCAGCAGTTCTTCGGGATCGTGCACGTGGACTACGCCACGCAGAAGCGCACCATCAAGGACAGCGGCTATTACCTGCGCGATGTAATCGCCGCGAACGCGGTGATCGAGCCATCCGGCTCAGCGATGTGA